GTTGCATTTCTGGCAGTTAGTTATGAATTTGCCAGTTCCAGCTATACTCTCTCGTACTGTCTCCGTTACTTCAACTTCATACTCAAAGTCCTTGTTACTCTCTATTTGATCCATATGTTGTTTTAAAGCCTCTTCTGTCTTTCTAATTTCCTCAAGTTTAGTCAAACCTGCTCTGATTTGAGGCAGTAAACCTTCTATTGATGTTTCCAGACGTTTACGCTCTTCAAGCACCTCCTTTGTAAGAGTTAAACTTTTTGTATTCATCTGCTCCAAAGAATCAAAAAATCTTTTCATACTTTGCGTACCCATctcccaaaacattttatcaaaaaCCTTATCACTGCAGGTAGACTCCTTATTGTTAGCAAAAAGGGCAGAATTGTTGAATTTGAAATAAACTGGGTTCCCTTTGTCATCTGTGTTACATGGGATGTTGGAAGCAGTGATAGCATCCAGGACTGGTGGACGCTGTCCATCCGCAAATGTAATGAGCATCAATATATTGTTTGCTATGTCTTTACCAAAAATTGAatcaaaaatgtacttttgtgcATGGGTTAATCGTGCTTGGGAGGCCTGAACTACAAAGCACACGGCATCAATTTGTTGGATGCCCTGTGGGCTTAAAAAGCATTCTGCTATCTGTGCGGTGATCTCTTGGTCACGTTTAATCCCCATGGTATCTCCAAATCCTGGTGTGTCGATTATAGTCAGGGAGTAATTAACCTGGAAACCATCCTGATGCTTCATTTCATAAGCAGTAATTTTAGAGGTCTGACTTTCAGCCTGAGATTTACAAGTTTCTTCATAAATCAGTTTGAACCTCAAGTCATCGTCCCACTGAACTCCGAGAATGTAATTGATCATTCCATTGATGAGTG
This sequence is a window from Polypterus senegalus isolate Bchr_013 unplaced genomic scaffold, ASM1683550v1 scaffold_2069, whole genome shotgun sequence. Protein-coding genes within it:
- the LOC120519860 gene encoding uncharacterized protein LOC120519860 gives rise to the protein MLLGATGSGKSTLINGMINYILGVQWDDDLRFKLIYEETCKSQAESQTSKITAYEMKHQDGFQVNYSLTIIDTPGFGDTMGIKRDQEITAQIAECFLSPQGIQQIDAVCFVVQASQARLTHAQKYIFDSIFGKDIANNILMLITFADGQRPPVLDAITASNIPCNTDDKGNPVYFKFNNSALFANNKESTCSDKVFDKMFWEMGTQSMKRFFDSLEQMNTKSLTLTKEVLEERKRLETSIEGLLPQIRAGLTKLEEIRKTEEALKQHMDQIESNKDFEYEVEVTETVRESIAGTGKFITNCQKCNYTCHYPCALPNDEQKINCASMKNGDCTVCPGKCVWSVHSNQQYKFNYVTSKMKRTYDELKKNYEKATGEKMTTEKVFEQLRRELDEVEDAVCALIDISHYCITRLEEIALRPNPLSTPDYIDLLINNEKQEAKSGFLERIKSLEEVKQQAVIIQKLKNKEELLPSEKIRYNYKEERKKQRGAVVRLVGAAYRGIKNIFTS